A section of the Prochlorococcus marinus XMU1402 genome encodes:
- a CDS encoding methyltransferase domain-containing protein has translation MSESCCNTNTSNKASNQFNHKDAIQERYGSAALEKESCLCTPVGFNPVLLEAIPQEVIERDYGCGDPTKYVQKNDTVLDLGSGSGKNAFICAQIVGKEGKVIGVDQNPDMLSLSRSASKEVTKNIGFNNTEFLEGSIEKLDELDKDLSPLIADKSVDIILSNCVLNLVSPESRNNLLRNIKRVLNDNGRIAISDIVSNKKVPLRLQNDHDLWTGCISGAWYEPDFISDFKELGFKNLEFAERSAEPWKVIEDIEFRTVTLVGNI, from the coding sequence ATGTCTGAAAGTTGCTGTAATACAAACACATCTAATAAAGCATCTAATCAATTCAATCATAAAGATGCGATTCAAGAAAGATATGGTTCAGCCGCACTAGAAAAAGAAAGTTGTCTTTGTACACCAGTTGGTTTTAATCCCGTTTTACTTGAAGCAATTCCTCAAGAGGTTATAGAAAGAGACTATGGATGTGGGGATCCAACAAAATATGTTCAAAAAAACGATACAGTCTTAGATCTTGGAAGTGGTAGCGGCAAAAATGCTTTTATTTGTGCCCAAATTGTTGGAAAAGAAGGGAAAGTTATTGGAGTTGATCAGAATCCTGATATGCTTTCTTTATCTAGATCAGCCTCTAAAGAAGTTACAAAAAATATAGGTTTCAACAATACAGAATTTCTAGAAGGTTCAATTGAAAAACTTGATGAATTAGATAAAGATTTAAGTCCATTAATCGCCGACAAATCAGTTGATATTATTTTAAGTAATTGCGTTTTAAACTTGGTAAGTCCAGAGTCTAGAAATAACCTTCTAAGAAATATAAAAAGAGTTTTAAACGATAATGGAAGAATTGCAATTAGCGATATTGTCTCTAACAAAAAAGTTCCTTTAAGATTGCAAAATGATCATGATCTGTGGACAGGATGTATTAGTGGAGCATGGTATGAACCTGACTTTATAAGTGACTTTAAAGAACTAGGATTTAAAAATTTAGAATTTGCAGAAAGGAGTGCTGAACCTTGGAAAGTAATTGAGGATATAGAATTTAGAACAGTAACTTTAGTAGGCAATATTTAA
- a CDS encoding DUF4278 domain-containing protein: protein MTTLTYRGKNYVQNKEAAKKQLVELTYRRNVYTNRMADASSSNEKAELNYRGVNYTK from the coding sequence ATGACTACTTTAACTTACAGAGGTAAAAACTACGTTCAAAACAAAGAAGCTGCTAAAAAGCAACTTGTTGAACTTACCTACAGAAGAAACGTATACACCAATAGAATGGCTGACGCTTCTTCAAGTAATGAAAAAGCAGAATTAAATTACAGAGGTGTTAATTACACTAAATAA
- a CDS encoding NifU family protein — MSTETLSLTNQNVEKVLDELRPFLISDGGNVEIAEIDGPIVKVRLQGACGSCPSSTMTLKMGIERKLKEMIPEISEVVQVL, encoded by the coding sequence ATGAGTACTGAAACACTCTCTCTGACAAACCAAAATGTAGAAAAAGTCCTTGACGAGCTAAGACCTTTTTTAATTTCTGATGGAGGTAATGTTGAGATTGCAGAAATAGATGGTCCAATTGTCAAAGTCAGACTTCAAGGAGCATGTGGTAGTTGCCCAAGTAGCACTATGACTCTCAAAATGGGTATTGAAAGAAAGTTAAAAGAAATGATTCCTGAAATAAGCGAAGTTGTCCAGGTTTTATAA
- a CDS encoding malate:quinone oxidoreductase, whose product MTSSKNPTNDNSYFDAVLVGAGIMSSTLALIISEVLPDIKFLIIEKLNAPGSESTGAFNNAGTGHAANCELNYTPLDEKGNLKIDKALSINRSFETSMSLWASLYEAGKIDIKKFLKFIPHISFVSGQDNISFLKKRFQKMNENPEFIDMEFSTSFDEISSWAPLITKDRNPSTQIAATRIGRGTDINFEALTKEYLSLVSLNKNVEIRYKTELVDLKKIDKKHWELEISSEGRKTSIRTGYVFLGAGGKTINYLQKSKIPEAKSYGGFPVSGKWLICEKKDLTEKHNSKVYGKADIGSPPMSVPHLDTRWIDNKKLLLYGPFAGFTTKFLKQSSYFDLFSSIKKNNIFSMLDVGFKNNDLINYLISQSLKNHNSRVENLKNMMPSANPSDWYLKNAGQRVQIIKKTEGGGSLKFGTEIVNSSDGSLSALLGASPGASTAVSIMVEVLEKSVLFLNDKHNLQKKINDLIYPELLVSENYSTFIKEIKKRNNSIFGFHP is encoded by the coding sequence GTGACTTCATCTAAAAATCCCACTAATGACAATAGCTACTTTGATGCAGTCTTAGTAGGAGCAGGGATAATGAGTAGTACTTTAGCCCTCATAATTTCAGAAGTTTTACCAGATATAAAATTTCTTATTATAGAAAAATTAAATGCTCCAGGAAGTGAAAGTACTGGTGCTTTTAATAATGCAGGTACAGGACATGCGGCTAATTGCGAATTAAACTATACCCCTTTAGATGAAAAAGGAAATCTAAAAATAGATAAAGCGCTCTCAATAAATCGTTCTTTTGAAACATCCATGTCTTTATGGGCCTCATTGTATGAAGCAGGGAAGATTGATATTAAGAAGTTTCTAAAATTTATTCCTCATATTAGCTTTGTTTCTGGTCAGGATAATATTTCTTTTTTAAAAAAAAGATTTCAGAAAATGAACGAAAATCCTGAATTTATCGATATGGAATTTTCTACATCTTTTGATGAAATTTCATCATGGGCTCCTTTAATAACAAAAGATAGAAATCCATCTACTCAAATTGCTGCTACCAGAATAGGTAGAGGAACTGATATCAATTTTGAGGCTTTAACCAAAGAGTATTTGTCATTAGTTTCTTTAAACAAAAATGTTGAAATTAGATACAAAACAGAATTAGTAGATTTAAAGAAAATTGATAAAAAACATTGGGAACTAGAAATCAGTTCTGAAGGTAGAAAAACTTCAATTAGAACTGGCTACGTTTTTCTTGGTGCTGGTGGAAAAACAATTAATTATTTACAAAAATCAAAAATTCCAGAAGCAAAAAGTTATGGTGGATTTCCTGTTAGTGGGAAATGGCTTATTTGCGAGAAAAAAGATCTAACAGAAAAACATAACTCAAAAGTTTATGGTAAAGCTGATATTGGATCGCCACCAATGTCTGTGCCTCATTTAGACACCAGATGGATTGATAATAAAAAACTTCTTTTATATGGACCTTTTGCTGGATTTACAACGAAATTTCTAAAACAAAGTTCATACTTTGACTTATTTAGTTCAATTAAAAAGAATAATATTTTTTCTATGTTAGACGTTGGTTTTAAGAACAACGATTTAATTAATTACCTAATATCACAATCATTAAAGAACCATAACTCAAGAGTTGAGAATTTAAAGAATATGATGCCATCAGCTAATCCTTCTGATTGGTATTTAAAGAATGCTGGTCAAAGAGTCCAAATAATTAAAAAAACTGAAGGTGGTGGTTCTTTGAAATTTGGAACTGAGATTGTAAATTCATCTGATGGATCATTATCTGCTTTGTTGGGAGCCTCTCCAGGAGCAAGTACTGCGGTTTCAATTATGGTTGAAGTTCTAGAAAAATCTGTTTTATTTTTAAACGATAAGCATAATCTCCAAAAAAAAATAAATGACTTAATTTATCCAGAACTATTAGTCTCTGAAAATTACAGTACCTTCATAAAAGAAATTAAAAAAAGAAATAATTCCATTTTTGGTTTCCATCCATAA
- the lepA gene encoding translation elongation factor 4 gives MTDISVSKIRNFCIIAHIDHGKSTLADRLLQDTGTVQQRDMQEQFLDSMDLERERGITIKLQAARMKYKADDSQEYVLNLIDTPGHVDFSYEVSRSLQACEGALLVVDASQGVEAQTLANVYLALENNLEIIPVLNKVDLPGADAEKIKQEIEEIIGLDTSNAINCSAKTGVGIKDILESIVRRVPPPQDEIKLPTKALIFDSYYDPYRGVIVYFRVISGSLNKREKILLMASKKNYELDEIGIMAPDQQQVDELHAGEVGYLAASIKSVADARVGDTITLLNSPANDPLPGYKTANPMVFCGLFPTDADQFPDLRVSLEKLQLSDAALKYEPETSSAMGFGFRCGFLGLLHMEIVQERLEREYDLDLIVTAPSVIYKVNLNQQEHIFIDNPSTIPDPQLRESIEEPYVKMEIYAPNEFNGTLMGLCQERRGVFIDMKYITTDRVTLIYEIPLAEVVTDFFDQMKSRTQGYASMEYHLIGYRKNDLVRLDVLINSERADPLTSIVHKDKAYGIGRSLVEKLKELIPKQQFKIPIQASIGSRIIASESISALRKDVLSKCYGGDISRKKKLLKKQAKGKKRMKAMGKVEVPQEAFMAVLKLNQ, from the coding sequence ATGACTGATATATCGGTTTCAAAAATTAGGAATTTCTGCATAATCGCTCATATTGACCATGGTAAATCTACCCTTGCAGATAGGTTGCTTCAAGATACTGGTACTGTGCAGCAAAGGGATATGCAAGAACAATTTTTGGACAGTATGGATCTTGAAAGAGAGAGAGGAATTACTATCAAGTTACAGGCCGCTAGAATGAAATATAAAGCTGACGATTCCCAAGAATATGTTTTGAACTTAATAGATACCCCAGGGCATGTTGATTTCTCTTATGAGGTTAGTAGATCTCTTCAAGCTTGCGAAGGCGCCTTACTTGTTGTTGATGCAAGTCAAGGAGTAGAAGCTCAAACCTTGGCTAATGTTTATCTTGCCTTAGAAAATAATCTTGAAATAATTCCTGTTTTAAATAAAGTTGATTTACCAGGGGCTGATGCTGAAAAAATAAAACAAGAAATAGAGGAAATTATCGGACTTGATACATCTAATGCAATAAATTGTTCAGCAAAAACTGGAGTTGGTATTAAAGATATTTTGGAATCAATCGTTAGAAGAGTACCTCCTCCTCAAGATGAAATTAAACTACCTACTAAGGCACTGATTTTTGATTCTTACTATGATCCGTACAGGGGAGTTATAGTTTATTTCAGGGTGATATCCGGGTCTCTTAATAAGAGAGAAAAAATATTATTAATGGCAAGTAAGAAAAATTATGAACTAGATGAGATAGGAATAATGGCGCCTGATCAGCAGCAAGTTGATGAATTACATGCAGGGGAAGTTGGTTATTTAGCTGCTTCTATAAAATCAGTTGCTGATGCGAGAGTGGGAGATACGATTACTCTTTTAAATTCACCTGCCAATGATCCTTTGCCTGGATACAAGACAGCAAATCCTATGGTTTTTTGTGGCTTATTCCCGACTGATGCTGATCAATTCCCAGATTTAAGAGTATCACTCGAAAAATTACAATTATCTGATGCAGCTTTAAAATATGAGCCCGAAACTAGTAGCGCAATGGGCTTCGGATTTAGGTGCGGATTCCTAGGACTTCTTCATATGGAGATTGTTCAAGAAAGATTAGAAAGAGAATATGACTTGGATCTGATAGTAACGGCACCATCAGTTATTTATAAAGTTAATTTAAATCAGCAGGAACATATCTTTATTGATAATCCTTCTACAATTCCTGATCCACAACTTAGAGAATCAATAGAAGAGCCTTATGTGAAAATGGAAATTTATGCTCCCAATGAATTTAATGGAACATTAATGGGTTTATGTCAAGAAAGAAGGGGAGTATTTATAGATATGAAATACATAACAACAGATAGAGTTACCTTGATTTATGAAATTCCATTAGCAGAAGTTGTTACAGATTTCTTTGATCAAATGAAAAGTAGAACCCAAGGTTATGCATCAATGGAATATCATTTGATTGGCTATAGAAAAAATGACCTTGTTAGATTAGATGTTCTAATAAATTCAGAAAGAGCAGATCCATTAACTTCTATTGTTCATAAAGATAAGGCTTATGGAATTGGCAGAAGTTTAGTTGAGAAATTAAAAGAACTTATTCCAAAACAACAATTTAAAATACCTATTCAAGCATCAATCGGTAGCAGGATTATTGCAAGTGAAAGTATCAGTGCTTTGCGAAAAGATGTTTTATCTAAATGTTATGGAGGGGATATTTCTAGGAAAAAGAAACTTTTAAAGAAACAAGCCAAAGGTAAAAAGAGGATGAAGGCAATGGGTAAAGTTGAAGTCCCTCAAGAAGCTTTTATGGCAGTCTTGAAATTAAACCAGTAA
- a CDS encoding ABC transporter permease: MKFLEANNFFGYSFSMLSNDIFAPPSLNHFCGTDRLGRDVCLRTLQGSSLAIEVVFLAILFSLSLGLPLGLLSGYFGGFFDKCLSLIMDTIFSIPVILLSVVVAFVLGKGILNAALALCIVYSPQYFRLIRNQTILVKSETYVEAAQVAGADVKKIIFKYILPNVITPLPILLTLNAADAVLVLGSLGFLGLGVPADVPEWGSDLNLALAALPTGIWWTALFPGLAMFFLVLGLSFIGEDLEEIFDSQNSE, translated from the coding sequence ATGAAATTCTTAGAGGCCAATAATTTTTTTGGCTATTCATTTTCAATGTTAAGCAATGATATCTTTGCCCCTCCTTCTCTTAATCATTTTTGTGGCACAGATAGATTAGGAAGAGATGTTTGCTTAAGAACTTTGCAAGGATCATCATTAGCGATAGAAGTTGTATTCTTAGCTATTCTTTTTTCATTAAGTTTGGGTTTGCCATTGGGATTATTAAGCGGATATTTTGGGGGTTTTTTTGATAAATGCTTATCACTAATAATGGATACTATTTTTTCAATACCTGTAATTTTGCTTTCAGTTGTTGTGGCTTTTGTATTGGGTAAAGGTATCCTTAACGCGGCTTTGGCATTGTGTATTGTTTACTCTCCTCAATATTTTAGATTAATCAGAAATCAGACAATATTGGTTAAATCCGAAACTTATGTGGAGGCAGCTCAAGTTGCAGGAGCTGATGTTAAAAAAATTATTTTTAAATATATTCTCCCAAATGTAATAACACCATTACCTATTCTGCTTACCCTAAATGCTGCAGATGCTGTTTTGGTATTAGGAAGTTTAGGATTTTTAGGCCTTGGTGTTCCTGCAGATGTCCCAGAATGGGGAAGTGATTTAAATCTGGCTCTTGCCGCTTTACCTACAGGTATCTGGTGGACGGCTTTGTTCCCAGGTTTGGCAATGTTTTTTTTAGTTTTAGGTCTTTCTTTTATAGGAGAGGATCTTGAAGAAATTTTTGATAGTCAAAATTCTGAATAA
- the trmH gene encoding tRNA (guanosine(18)-2'-O)-methyltransferase TrmH encodes MSILPRRFERIKSVLDCRMKNLTVLVEDVNKPHNLSAILRTCDAAGVFEANFISKMNAVKTFNSTAQGSQKWVKLNNHKNTIKAISDLKNKGFKLYGTTLNSESVDYRNFDYSQNTCFVLGAEKWGLSDELISMVDQSIFIPMRGMVQSLNVSVAASILLFEAIRQRKNKGILPANGEGLNTDEYQKTLFEWCYPELAEVYKKSAKEYPKLNDLGELDPITDN; translated from the coding sequence ATGTCAATTTTGCCAAGAAGATTTGAACGAATCAAAAGTGTTTTAGATTGCAGAATGAAAAACTTGACTGTTCTAGTTGAGGATGTCAATAAACCACATAATTTATCTGCGATATTAAGGACATGTGATGCGGCAGGAGTTTTCGAAGCAAATTTTATTAGCAAAATGAATGCCGTTAAGACTTTTAATAGTACTGCTCAAGGAAGTCAAAAATGGGTAAAACTAAATAATCATAAAAACACTATCAAGGCAATATCTGATTTAAAGAATAAGGGTTTTAAATTATATGGAACAACTCTTAATAGTGAATCAGTAGATTATAGAAATTTTGATTATTCTCAAAATACATGTTTTGTTTTAGGTGCAGAAAAATGGGGACTAAGTGATGAACTTATATCAATGGTTGATCAATCAATTTTTATACCTATGAGAGGTATGGTTCAATCCCTAAATGTTTCAGTTGCTGCTTCCATATTATTATTTGAAGCTATTCGCCAAAGAAAAAATAAAGGTATATTGCCCGCTAATGGAGAAGGTTTAAATACAGATGAATATCAAAAAACACTTTTTGAATGGTGTTACCCAGAATTAGCTGAGGTGTATAAAAAATCAGCTAAAGAATATCCAAAGTTGAATGATCTAGGAGAACTTGATCCTATTACAGATAACTAA
- a CDS encoding thiol-disulfide oxidoreductase DCC family protein, whose product MKNKLIFLFDGGCPLCLRETNFLKKRDILNQIVFIDINSNDYDQSLFNDISYSEAMSNLHGIMENGEIIRGLDVLAYSYELVGLGWVYYPLKIKLLSPLLRLVYRYWAKYRLQITGRSDIEKLCTSQCEQ is encoded by the coding sequence ATGAAAAATAAATTAATCTTTTTATTCGATGGTGGCTGTCCACTTTGTTTGAGAGAAACAAATTTTTTAAAAAAAAGAGACATCTTAAATCAAATTGTATTTATAGATATTAATAGTAATGATTATGATCAAAGTCTTTTTAATGACATCTCATATTCAGAAGCCATGTCAAACCTACATGGGATTATGGAAAATGGAGAAATTATTAGGGGACTAGATGTACTTGCATATTCTTATGAATTAGTTGGTTTAGGTTGGGTTTATTACCCCTTGAAGATTAAGCTCTTGTCTCCATTATTGAGACTGGTTTACAGATATTGGGCAAAATATAGACTTCAAATTACAGGTAGATCAGATATTGAAAAACTTTGTACCTCTCAATGTGAACAATAA
- a CDS encoding TIGR03643 family protein, with protein sequence MESIDIDRIIEMCWEDRTPFEAIKYQFGLKEEDAIKIMRQNLKPKSFKVWRKRVSGRNTKHMALKDSTRFKSTHKRKL encoded by the coding sequence ATGGAAAGTATCGATATAGACAGAATAATAGAGATGTGTTGGGAAGATAGAACACCCTTTGAAGCTATCAAGTATCAATTTGGTTTGAAAGAGGAAGATGCGATAAAAATTATGCGTCAAAATCTTAAACCCAAATCCTTCAAAGTCTGGAGAAAGAGAGTTTCGGGAAGAAATACAAAACATATGGCGCTTAAAGATTCAACTAGATTTAAATCTACTCATAAAAGAAAATTATAA
- a CDS encoding DUF2256 domain-containing protein — MKNLSTKTCPVCNRPFEWRKKWKNCWDDVIYCSKRCSIRKSQR, encoded by the coding sequence TTGAAAAATCTTTCTACTAAAACTTGTCCTGTTTGCAATAGGCCGTTCGAGTGGCGTAAAAAATGGAAAAACTGTTGGGATGATGTTATCTACTGTTCAAAAAGATGCAGTATTAGGAAGTCGCAAAGATGA
- a CDS encoding cryptochrome/photolyase family protein, whose protein sequence is MKQVSIIFPNQLFRESPILKINCEVLILEDSLFFGNDKFHKLINHKNKLVFHRASMLAYKNYLEISGFKVLYIENKNNVSTVEYLSEFIKNKYQKINLIDPHDFLIMKRINNFVESNNLALNILPSPMFMSSENLKELFESNTKKPLMGRFYENQRKSQKILVNSDDTPEGGKWSFDEMNRKKLPKKISIPNTPKLPKNKFVIHAEKVLANLDVDFIGESNNFLYPTNFDEADQWLNDFFIHKFFLFGDYEDAISKENSFLWHSLLSPLLNSGLLTPNEVVNKALLFAKNNNVPINSLEGFIRQIIGWREFICLVYKKYGTKMRNSNFWNFEDKPIPKSFYQGNTGIEPVDVVIKNIIKFGYCHHIERLMILGNFMLLCRIHPNQVYKWFMEMFIDSYDWVMVPNVYGMSQFSDGGIFSTKPYISSSNYVKKMSNFKSGPWCEIWDGLFWKFIKDNESFFRKQYRLAMLTKNLDKMSEEKLNNHLKTADRFLRDIR, encoded by the coding sequence ATGAAACAAGTATCAATTATTTTCCCGAATCAACTTTTTAGAGAAAGCCCAATCTTAAAAATAAATTGTGAAGTTTTGATTTTGGAAGACTCATTATTTTTTGGAAATGATAAATTTCATAAATTAATTAACCATAAAAACAAGTTAGTTTTTCATAGAGCATCTATGCTCGCTTATAAAAATTATTTAGAAATATCTGGCTTTAAAGTGTTATATATCGAAAACAAGAATAATGTTTCTACAGTTGAGTACTTATCGGAATTTATTAAAAATAAATATCAGAAAATAAATCTCATTGACCCTCATGATTTTTTAATAATGAAGAGGATTAATAATTTTGTTGAAAGTAATAATTTGGCTTTAAATATTTTGCCTTCTCCTATGTTTATGAGCAGTGAAAATTTAAAAGAGTTATTTGAATCAAATACAAAAAAACCTCTTATGGGGAGATTTTATGAAAATCAAAGAAAGAGCCAAAAGATATTAGTTAATTCGGATGACACACCTGAAGGCGGTAAATGGAGTTTCGATGAGATGAATAGAAAAAAATTACCCAAAAAAATCAGCATCCCTAATACGCCTAAATTACCAAAAAATAAATTTGTAATTCATGCCGAAAAGGTATTGGCCAATTTAGATGTTGATTTTATTGGAGAAAGTAATAACTTTTTATATCCAACTAATTTTGATGAGGCAGATCAATGGTTAAATGATTTTTTTATACATAAATTTTTCTTGTTTGGAGATTATGAAGATGCTATTTCTAAAGAAAATTCTTTTTTATGGCATAGTTTACTTTCTCCTCTTTTAAATAGTGGCTTACTAACGCCAAATGAAGTAGTAAATAAAGCATTACTTTTTGCCAAAAATAATAATGTTCCAATTAACTCTTTAGAGGGTTTTATTCGTCAAATTATTGGATGGAGAGAATTTATTTGCCTTGTTTATAAGAAGTATGGAACAAAAATGCGAAATAGTAATTTCTGGAATTTTGAAGATAAGCCAATTCCAAAATCTTTTTATCAAGGAAATACAGGAATTGAACCAGTAGACGTTGTTATAAAAAATATTATTAAATTTGGTTATTGTCATCATATTGAGCGGCTAATGATTTTGGGCAACTTTATGCTTCTATGTAGAATTCACCCCAACCAAGTTTATAAATGGTTTATGGAAATGTTTATTGATTCCTATGATTGGGTTATGGTCCCAAATGTTTACGGAATGAGTCAGTTTAGTGATGGAGGAATCTTTTCAACAAAGCCATATATATCAAGTTCTAATTATGTAAAAAAAATGTCTAATTTTAAAAGTGGCCCATGGTGTGAAATATGGGATGGCTTATTTTGGAAATTTATTAAAGATAATGAAAGCTTTTTTAGAAAGCAATATCGTCTGGCAATGTTAACGAAAAACCTTGATAAAATGTCAGAGGAAAAATTAAATAATCACTTAAAAACGGCCGATAGATTTTTAAGAGATATTCGATAA